One genomic window of Microscilla marina ATCC 23134 includes the following:
- a CDS encoding TonB-dependent receptor plug domain-containing protein: protein MKKVLGIVGLIFITATGFAQTITELKDCNEEDFLNNKSTTYTPPKYVLPNSNMWKKWSRNRNNRHTFGFQKSSTSLGATIITAEDIALAPARNLLDLLEVYVPGAYWLNAESGKVIGMQGWIASRNLRYQVLVDGVNVNQQTHSGAMNELENWDLDDIAQIEVIRGAAAARYGTGAVAGVILISTKAANGSKKQTNINGAFMSSYNSMGGNFSHRVSNDDLDFSFFGSWRKTAGYSPKAFSNNLNGEHIEFGYLGQDFRVAPFDKTPLAFYNDYNNAPQLKLAAHLRFRKKWNLRLRYTSAGGTVGGTATQTLQQTGMVIDSVTTDVNGFPVYAYSREYANELVNLKAFQTRQFTVSLGRQWNYIDSSSNKGYIINSQVSWNTQDYENRRDTMFTFNTTVPENTRKRLSDIDDPIYKKHNFSETTLNLRLSGTYAFPIGQITLGTEYTHRTIGIGWGDFANELRVGEEGAFVNSNKSKVIGFSAQQGGFTPSTFSEGFIGNGWYSYQTEAFSELSLSPAKWVNFTAMSRLTNHAYSKTAWNHRFALSFPINHQHSLQLSRQIAHRLGTEEQLYATYSYDNLASPERFDGVSFNYQFTPTYHWRFAVQAYQNQVELSNLHTRQNLQYFRPIGKTTYRGIELEANYTSKSFNIGANYSKVMPIEAPTYFPGNYADSLHVQTTFFNNNPNQIAKLWIRYKFFNNRATVQANFRAMWDYAYAQKDLNERVYPAFDELETVAESPQELEEIRALKQVFLQQNPYNMDARLDISASLKISDNIVISAYVLNLWSNNKGRRYTYDDGLQAHEADPQLAQFGVAVDKVVSFIYSPQRLKFIEEPLVFGLKLNLTL from the coding sequence ATGAAGAAAGTATTAGGCATTGTAGGGTTGATTTTTATAACAGCCACCGGTTTTGCGCAAACTATCACTGAGTTAAAGGATTGCAATGAAGAAGATTTTTTAAATAATAAAAGTACTACCTACACACCACCAAAATATGTGTTGCCTAACAGTAACATGTGGAAAAAGTGGAGCCGAAACCGTAACAACCGTCACACGTTTGGTTTTCAGAAAAGCAGCACCTCCTTAGGCGCCACCATCATTACAGCTGAAGACATAGCCCTTGCTCCTGCTCGCAACTTGTTAGACTTGCTGGAAGTGTATGTTCCAGGCGCTTACTGGCTCAACGCTGAAAGCGGCAAGGTAATAGGCATGCAAGGCTGGATAGCATCGCGCAATTTACGCTATCAGGTATTGGTAGACGGGGTAAACGTAAATCAGCAAACCCACAGTGGAGCCATGAATGAACTCGAAAACTGGGACTTGGACGATATAGCCCAAATAGAGGTCATTCGAGGTGCAGCAGCGGCACGTTATGGCACTGGTGCTGTAGCAGGGGTCATTCTTATTAGCACCAAAGCAGCCAATGGCAGCAAAAAACAAACAAACATCAATGGTGCATTTATGAGCAGTTATAATAGCATGGGGGGTAACTTTAGTCACCGCGTATCTAACGATGATTTAGACTTTAGTTTTTTTGGCAGCTGGCGCAAAACTGCCGGATATTCGCCCAAGGCTTTTTCCAACAACCTGAATGGTGAGCATATTGAGTTTGGTTACCTTGGGCAAGACTTTAGAGTAGCGCCATTTGACAAAACGCCTTTAGCTTTTTATAATGATTATAATAATGCCCCACAACTGAAACTGGCGGCTCACTTGAGGTTTAGAAAAAAATGGAACCTAAGGCTTAGGTATACTTCTGCTGGAGGTACAGTAGGGGGCACCGCCACCCAAACATTGCAACAAACCGGTATGGTGATAGACTCAGTCACTACCGATGTCAACGGTTTCCCAGTGTATGCTTATTCACGCGAGTACGCCAATGAATTGGTGAACCTGAAGGCCTTCCAAACCCGACAATTTACGGTATCGTTGGGGCGACAATGGAACTATATAGACTCCTCGTCGAACAAAGGTTACATCATAAACTCACAGGTAAGCTGGAACACCCAGGATTATGAAAATCGTCGGGATACAATGTTTACATTTAACACTACAGTGCCTGAAAACACCCGGAAACGATTGAGCGATATTGACGACCCTATCTACAAAAAACATAACTTTAGTGAAACCACGCTCAACTTGAGGCTAAGTGGTACCTATGCTTTCCCGATTGGACAAATCACCTTGGGTACTGAATATACGCACCGTACCATTGGCATAGGTTGGGGAGATTTTGCCAATGAACTCAGAGTAGGCGAAGAAGGGGCTTTTGTAAACTCAAACAAGTCTAAAGTGATAGGGTTTTCTGCACAGCAAGGCGGCTTTACCCCTTCCACTTTTTCTGAGGGGTTTATAGGCAATGGCTGGTATAGTTACCAAACTGAGGCATTTTCTGAATTAAGTCTTTCGCCTGCCAAATGGGTTAACTTTACGGCTATGTCACGCTTGACTAACCACGCCTATAGCAAAACTGCCTGGAATCATCGCTTTGCCTTGAGTTTTCCGATTAATCATCAACACTCGCTACAGTTGAGCCGCCAAATTGCCCACCGCCTGGGAACCGAAGAGCAACTGTATGCCACCTATAGTTATGACAACCTGGCTTCACCTGAGCGGTTTGATGGCGTATCGTTCAACTATCAGTTTACGCCTACCTACCATTGGCGTTTTGCGGTGCAAGCCTACCAAAACCAGGTAGAGCTCTCTAACCTGCATACCAGACAAAACCTGCAATATTTTAGACCAATAGGTAAAACCACCTACCGAGGCATAGAACTGGAAGCAAATTATACCTCTAAAAGCTTTAACATAGGCGCCAACTACTCTAAAGTAATGCCTATTGAAGCACCTACTTATTTTCCAGGAAATTACGCAGACTCGCTGCATGTACAAACCACTTTTTTTAATAATAACCCCAACCAAATAGCTAAGCTATGGATAAGGTATAAGTTCTTTAACAACCGCGCCACTGTACAGGCTAATTTTAGAGCCATGTGGGACTATGCCTATGCTCAAAAAGACCTTAACGAAAGGGTGTATCCAGCATTTGATGAGCTTGAAACCGTGGCTGAGTCACCCCAGGAACTGGAAGAAATCAGGGCACTTAAGCAGGTCTTTTTGCAACAAAACCCTTATAATATGGATGCAAGGCTGGATATATCGGCTTCTTTAAAAATTAGTGACAACATTGTTATTTCAGCCTATGTGCTCAATTTGTGGAGCAACAACAAGGGGCGCCGATACACCTATGATGATGGGCTACAGGCACACGAAGCCGACCCACAACTTGCACAATTTGGTGTTGCTGTAGATAAAGTGGTAAGTTTTATCTACTCTCCCCAAAGGCTTAAATTTATAGAAGAACCTTTAGTATTTGGTCTCAAACTTAACCTAACCCTATAA
- a CDS encoding coiled-coil domain-containing protein — protein MATINSKSTKAQILQAYKDLQKQKQEVEKKLRSSEQEVTKLKKQPPVASAPSTKPMVKEKTVVKVVGDSAKVENIEGIILNLENIEKGLGKAMSEVSNKLTVEAEMLTELTEDINEEKEDLAKLYDLKVENGILDELVNDYEASKETFEEESDKRRKEFEEDIAEKRKYWDKEQDLYYQKTAERDEENRKRQEREREEHEYSLELERSLKDDEYEQRKKALQLELDELREAKETAWAADEKMLAELEKEFNDYKTKFEEIPEKLDKAVKRAEAEGKAVIERDAKEKAELLEKEVESEKQIFELTIESLDNTIQSQNSRITSLSKQLENALQQAQDLAVKAIEGSSNSESFNAIREIALEQAKTQTKSK, from the coding sequence ATGGCAACTATTAATTCTAAGAGCACTAAAGCACAAATATTACAGGCTTACAAAGACCTGCAAAAACAAAAGCAAGAAGTAGAAAAAAAATTGCGCAGTTCTGAGCAGGAAGTGACCAAACTTAAAAAACAGCCTCCCGTAGCTTCTGCTCCATCAACCAAACCCATGGTGAAGGAAAAAACTGTGGTAAAGGTGGTGGGTGACTCTGCCAAAGTGGAAAACATCGAAGGGATTATCCTAAACCTTGAAAATATTGAAAAAGGTTTGGGAAAAGCAATGAGCGAAGTATCTAATAAATTGACGGTAGAGGCGGAGATGTTGACTGAGTTAACTGAAGATATCAACGAGGAAAAAGAGGATTTAGCGAAGTTGTACGACTTAAAAGTTGAAAACGGTATTTTAGATGAATTGGTGAATGATTATGAAGCATCGAAAGAAACTTTTGAGGAAGAATCGGACAAGAGACGCAAAGAGTTTGAAGAAGATATTGCCGAAAAACGCAAATATTGGGACAAAGAACAAGATTTGTACTACCAGAAAACAGCTGAAAGAGATGAGGAAAACCGAAAGCGACAAGAAAGAGAGCGCGAAGAACACGAGTATAGCCTTGAGCTTGAGCGAAGCTTGAAAGATGACGAGTATGAACAAAGAAAAAAGGCATTGCAACTTGAGCTCGATGAATTACGCGAGGCAAAAGAAACTGCCTGGGCTGCTGATGAAAAAATGCTTGCTGAACTTGAAAAAGAGTTCAATGATTATAAAACTAAGTTTGAGGAAATTCCTGAAAAACTGGACAAAGCGGTCAAAAGGGCAGAGGCTGAGGGCAAGGCAGTGATTGAGCGCGATGCCAAAGAAAAAGCAGAACTGCTTGAGAAAGAGGTAGAAAGCGAGAAACAAATATTTGAGCTTACCATTGAATCTTTAGATAATACCATTCAAAGTCAAAACTCACGCATCACAAGTCTATCCAAACAACTTGAAAATGCTTTACAACAAGCACAGGATTTGGCGGTTAAAGCAATTGAAGGCTCGTCAAACAGCGAATCGTTCAATGCCATTCGGGAAATTGCTCTCGAACAAGCCAAAACCCAGACTAAATCTAAGTAG
- a CDS encoding T9SS type B sorting domain-containing protein: MKTLHNYLIVLCLLVCCVFRTHAQVEPAPYSVWYFGQNAGFSFDKKNSTDYSGLTLRLDGAVQSIEACSSIADSAGNLQFYTDGLQVWNKLHQVMTNGADLKGNNSASQSVMILPKPKTTHIYYVFTIAQGVSGNDMFYSVVDMSRHNGLGEVIQKNVLMRSNMTERVTATLNNNGDDYWVMAHEANSDRFFAFALDSTGINTANPIISVVGSKHVGTCGSIGYMKVRCNKLAVAITNCATATTNDRVEVFNFNNSNGRVTRHERTYKIPNAYGVEFSTTAKYLFVSGWHGGNLFRIDLSKTPFNPTAVLRIATSNTYGTLGENNSFGALMMGPDRKIYVAKNNSGFLGAINEFGVYQDNIVSLGGKKSRFGLPNIPQFICECDMGISKIEIPQVDIEDPPRSLCINSSIQFNGKETTIEGYSGLISDDVRWDFGDPRKDSLGNASIKNPAFHAYQFPGVYTVKLYRKCFGKELLVAIRSILVNDCAAITAYPLCINSDSTKFIVADSNFVQSIVWDFGDPTSGVHNTSTLVNPKHKYHQPGTYEVSVRVVYKSGYRNTYKRFITIYDAPKFDLGPNINTCNGDKIPTFYQACQFQFSPHRDKYKWHDGSDKCYYFVKPTDNFVALTIGEEPCATTDTVWFLGDFLTLGPDQQICPGDSVILRANGPWESYLWHDGSTDSIFVAKTTGRYTLTASRAGCTATASVKVEVVVPPSSGFPPDTTICPPQNMVFLDASQSDTTVTYLWSTGDTTAYNLIQNTGTYWVDITKGKCKRRDSIDVNIVRPIDLPDTLFSCAADSVTRLDAYVGLPGATYAWSNGSTDSVIVVKQKGWYKVTASYKGCVQTDSTFLDFSNAPIVDIGKDTVVCSGKPFIVDAFVAGKKYTYEWNTGVNTSFIEIKTSGVYTVTVSNDTCKTMKSIQVTIPSLDLGRDRTVCDDAIVYVSPQTVISGATYSWNTLQTGDSIRVLPPGGQIIATMTYQGCTLTDTVNITMVPKPTIDLGNDTTLCDPTQPLVLSTGVTGTDIRYLWSNGNTTPTLTADTSGVYWVEVRQGDCPVYDTITINYLEIKFPKDTTVCQNQPVALDASQPLPATYRWQDGSTLPIFFAQNAGTYWVDITMGNCSRRDTVKVNLVAAPGLNLGQDTVICGNQPLVLTSGNPATVWSTGVIGSNIIVDATGTYSATIAVGGCIVTDDIKVTYLNASAFDLGTNQTICDQSNYVIDATKGLHPGIDQSMVTYLWAGDNSTKSFKHVTQDGWYKVKVSFNSSCSFEITDSVYVSFGTSPAVNLGNDRFLCQGEALRLDATSSLANVNYLWQDGSQSATYTVTRSGTYWVQVNNNGCITTDSVKVVYSNDFSLGGDRVICGQQTVLLNAFVQGATRYLWHDGSTQPYYQVTQTGTYWVEISNGTCNTRDSVYIEYVPQPSISLGADTIVCNATKYTIHVSPKEAGVSYVWNNGSTADSLQINKSGWYWVDATRNTCKNRDSVFVFLPSVYLSLGSDTTICAGTELGLGNLPVDGLTYHWSTGSTASMITVTKAGDYFLEVNMASCIFRDRVKVTVRECDPETDNLFIPNIITPNNDSKNDQFVIEGISNKGWALEIYNRWGSLVYQTGNYKNNWSGGGLPSGMYYYHLKHPQKTDKRYKGWLKILR, encoded by the coding sequence ATGAAAACATTACATAATTATCTCATCGTCTTGTGCCTGCTGGTGTGCTGTGTTTTTCGAACACATGCCCAGGTAGAGCCCGCTCCATATAGTGTATGGTATTTTGGGCAAAACGCAGGGTTTAGTTTCGACAAGAAAAACAGCACTGATTATTCAGGGCTAACCCTACGCCTGGATGGAGCAGTGCAAAGTATAGAAGCTTGCTCAAGTATTGCAGATTCTGCTGGAAATTTACAGTTTTATACTGATGGACTACAGGTGTGGAACAAGTTGCACCAGGTAATGACCAATGGTGCCGACTTAAAAGGAAATAACAGTGCATCTCAGTCGGTAATGATTTTACCTAAGCCTAAAACCACCCACATATACTATGTTTTTACTATAGCACAGGGGGTTTCGGGCAATGACATGTTTTACTCGGTAGTGGATATGAGTCGCCATAATGGTTTAGGAGAAGTGATTCAAAAAAATGTGCTTATGCGGTCTAATATGACCGAACGAGTCACTGCTACCCTCAACAACAACGGGGACGATTATTGGGTAATGGCTCACGAGGCCAATAGTGATCGTTTTTTTGCTTTTGCGCTTGACTCTACTGGAATAAATACTGCCAACCCTATCATAAGTGTGGTAGGTTCTAAACATGTGGGTACTTGTGGCAGCATAGGTTATATGAAGGTACGTTGCAACAAGTTGGCTGTAGCCATTACTAACTGTGCTACTGCTACTACCAACGACCGGGTAGAAGTATTTAACTTTAACAATAGCAATGGACGAGTAACTCGCCATGAACGAACTTACAAAATACCCAATGCGTATGGGGTAGAGTTTTCTACCACTGCCAAGTATTTATTTGTGTCGGGCTGGCACGGTGGCAACCTGTTTAGAATTGACTTGAGCAAAACACCCTTCAATCCTACCGCTGTATTGCGCATAGCCACCAGCAACACCTATGGCACCTTGGGCGAAAACAATAGTTTTGGGGCTTTGATGATGGGACCTGACCGAAAAATATATGTCGCAAAAAATAATTCGGGCTTTTTGGGAGCCATCAATGAGTTTGGGGTGTATCAGGATAATATTGTGAGTTTGGGTGGCAAGAAAAGCAGGTTTGGCTTACCCAATATTCCTCAGTTTATTTGCGAATGCGACATGGGCATTAGCAAGATAGAAATTCCTCAGGTCGACATAGAAGATCCTCCCCGATCTCTTTGTATCAACTCAAGCATTCAGTTTAATGGCAAAGAAACCACTATAGAAGGGTATAGTGGGCTTATTAGTGATGATGTTCGCTGGGATTTTGGTGACCCCCGCAAAGATTCACTGGGCAATGCAAGCATTAAAAACCCTGCCTTCCATGCCTATCAGTTTCCGGGAGTATATACGGTAAAGTTATACCGCAAATGTTTTGGCAAAGAACTACTAGTAGCCATCAGAAGTATTCTTGTAAATGACTGTGCTGCTATCACCGCCTATCCGTTATGTATCAATAGCGATTCAACCAAGTTTATAGTTGCAGACTCAAACTTTGTCCAATCTATTGTTTGGGATTTTGGTGACCCTACCTCTGGTGTACACAACACTTCTACTTTGGTAAACCCTAAACATAAATATCACCAACCTGGCACTTATGAAGTTTCGGTTCGGGTAGTATACAAATCGGGCTATAGAAATACCTATAAAAGATTTATCACCATTTATGATGCTCCCAAATTTGATTTAGGACCTAATATCAATACTTGCAATGGTGATAAAATACCCACTTTTTATCAAGCCTGTCAATTTCAGTTTAGTCCCCACCGCGACAAGTACAAATGGCACGATGGCTCAGACAAATGTTATTACTTTGTAAAGCCAACCGATAATTTTGTGGCACTAACCATAGGAGAAGAACCTTGCGCTACTACAGACACGGTTTGGTTTTTGGGTGACTTTTTGACGCTTGGTCCCGACCAACAAATTTGTCCGGGAGACTCTGTTATACTCAGAGCAAATGGTCCCTGGGAGTCTTACTTATGGCACGATGGCTCTACCGACTCTATATTTGTTGCCAAAACCACTGGTCGTTACACGCTGACTGCCTCAAGAGCAGGCTGTACTGCCACTGCTTCGGTAAAAGTAGAAGTCGTAGTACCACCCAGTTCGGGGTTTCCACCGGATACGACAATATGTCCCCCACAAAACATGGTCTTTTTAGACGCCTCACAATCTGATACTACGGTTACTTATCTTTGGTCTACAGGCGATACTACCGCTTATAACCTTATTCAAAATACAGGGACTTATTGGGTAGATATTACCAAAGGCAAATGCAAAAGGCGAGACTCGATAGATGTAAACATTGTACGCCCTATAGACCTGCCTGACACCTTATTTTCGTGTGCAGCAGACAGCGTTACCAGGCTTGATGCCTATGTGGGTTTGCCAGGAGCTACTTATGCCTGGAGCAATGGCAGTACTGACTCAGTAATTGTAGTCAAACAAAAAGGGTGGTATAAGGTAACCGCTAGTTATAAAGGTTGTGTACAGACCGATTCTACCTTTTTAGACTTTAGCAATGCTCCCATAGTAGATATTGGCAAAGACACTGTAGTATGTAGTGGCAAACCTTTTATTGTCGATGCTTTTGTTGCTGGCAAAAAATACACTTATGAATGGAACACTGGGGTTAATACTTCTTTTATTGAAATAAAAACCTCTGGTGTATATACTGTGACGGTGTCTAATGATACTTGTAAAACTATGAAGTCTATCCAGGTAACGATTCCTAGCCTTGACTTGGGCAGAGATAGAACCGTATGTGACGATGCTATAGTGTATGTAAGCCCGCAAACAGTTATTTCAGGGGCTACTTATAGCTGGAACACCCTACAGACAGGAGACTCTATCAGGGTATTGCCTCCTGGCGGGCAAATCATTGCCACCATGACTTACCAGGGGTGTACCTTGACCGACACAGTAAACATTACGATGGTACCCAAACCAACCATTGACCTGGGCAATGACACTACTTTGTGCGACCCCACCCAACCCTTGGTGCTAAGTACAGGAGTAACAGGTACAGACATTCGCTATTTATGGAGCAATGGCAACACTACCCCTACCCTCACCGCCGACACAAGTGGGGTATATTGGGTAGAGGTTCGTCAGGGAGATTGCCCGGTATATGATACCATTACGATCAACTATCTGGAAATTAAGTTTCCAAAAGATACCACCGTTTGCCAAAATCAACCCGTAGCATTAGATGCAAGTCAGCCTTTGCCCGCTACTTATAGGTGGCAAGATGGCTCTACTCTCCCTATATTCTTTGCCCAAAATGCGGGTACTTATTGGGTAGATATTACGATGGGCAACTGTAGCCGCAGAGATACAGTAAAGGTAAACCTGGTAGCCGCACCCGGCTTAAACCTGGGGCAAGATACCGTAATTTGTGGCAATCAGCCCTTAGTGCTCACATCGGGCAACCCTGCCACGGTATGGTCAACGGGTGTGATTGGTAGCAACATTATAGTAGACGCTACCGGCACTTATAGCGCTACTATCGCCGTGGGGGGCTGTATTGTAACCGACGATATTAAAGTAACTTACCTGAATGCTTCGGCTTTTGATTTGGGTACCAATCAGACAATATGTGACCAAAGCAACTATGTAATAGACGCAACAAAAGGGCTTCACCCTGGCATAGACCAGTCTATGGTGACCTACCTTTGGGCAGGCGACAATAGCACAAAGTCGTTTAAGCATGTAACCCAAGATGGTTGGTATAAGGTAAAAGTAAGTTTTAACTCTAGCTGTAGTTTTGAAATTACCGACTCGGTGTATGTATCGTTTGGTACTTCGCCTGCTGTAAACCTGGGCAATGACCGCTTCTTGTGTCAAGGCGAAGCCCTTCGCCTGGATGCTACTTCGTCATTAGCCAATGTAAATTATTTGTGGCAAGACGGCAGTCAATCGGCAACCTATACTGTCACTCGCTCAGGCACTTATTGGGTCCAGGTAAACAACAATGGGTGTATAACCACCGATTCAGTAAAAGTGGTATACAGCAATGATTTTAGTTTAGGAGGAGATCGGGTCATCTGTGGGCAACAAACTGTGCTACTCAATGCTTTTGTGCAAGGAGCAACTCGTTATTTATGGCACGACGGCAGCACTCAACCTTACTATCAAGTCACTCAAACAGGCACTTATTGGGTAGAGATAAGCAATGGCACCTGTAATACACGCGACTCGGTATATATAGAGTATGTACCTCAGCCCTCTATTAGCCTGGGGGCTGATACTATAGTTTGTAATGCTACTAAATATACCATACACGTTAGCCCTAAAGAGGCTGGCGTGAGTTATGTATGGAACAATGGCTCTACAGCTGATTCCCTACAGATAAACAAATCGGGTTGGTACTGGGTAGATGCCACCAGAAACACCTGTAAAAACCGTGACTCTGTTTTTGTATTTCTACCAAGTGTCTACCTTAGCCTGGGTAGTGATACCACCATTTGTGCTGGTACTGAGCTGGGCTTGGGCAACCTTCCGGTAGATGGGCTTACCTATCACTGGAGTACAGGCTCGACTGCCTCTATGATTACAGTAACCAAGGCTGGTGATTATTTCTTAGAAGTAAATATGGCAAGCTGTATATTCCGCGACAGGGTGAAGGTAACTGTACGTGAATGCGACCCTGAAACTGATAATTTGTTTATCCCTAACATTATTACTCCCAACAATGACAGCAAAAACGATCAATTTGTAATAGAAGGGATTAGCAACAAAGGTTGGGCCCTTGAGATTTACAATCGCTGGGGAAGCCTGGTATACCAAACGGGTAACTATAAAAACAACTGGAGTGGTGGTGGTCTTCCATCGGGCATGTATTATTACCATCTAAAACACCCCCAAAAAACAGATAAACGTTACAAAGGCTGGCTAAAAATTTTACGCTAA